A genomic segment from Bacillus cereus G9842 encodes:
- the dnaJ gene encoding chaperone protein DnaJ, translating into MSKRDYYEVLGLSKGASTDEIKKAYRRLAKKYHPDVSKEENAIEKFKEVQEAYEVLSDDQKRAQYDQFGHAGANQGFGGFGGGGDFGGGFGFEDIFSSFFGGGGGRRRDPNAPRQGADLQYQVTLDFEEAIFGKELNVEIPVEDPCDTCKGSGAKPGTSKETCKHCSGSGQVSVEQNTPFGRIVNRQACGHCSGTGQIIKEKCTTCHGSGKVRKRKKINVKIPAGIDNGQQIRVSGKGEAGVNGGPAGDLYVVVHVRNHEFFEREGDHIICEMPLTFAQMALGDEVEVPTVHGKVKLKIPAGTQTGTEFRLKGKGAPNVRGYGQGDQYVVVRVVVPTKLTSQQKDLLREFAGQEEQDDSLFGKLKRAFKGE; encoded by the coding sequence ATGAGTAAACGAGACTATTATGAGGTCCTTGGACTTAGCAAGGGCGCTTCAACAGATGAAATAAAAAAAGCGTATCGTCGTTTGGCTAAAAAATACCATCCAGACGTAAGCAAAGAAGAAAATGCAATTGAAAAGTTTAAAGAAGTACAAGAAGCATACGAAGTGTTAAGTGATGATCAAAAGCGTGCGCAGTACGATCAATTTGGTCATGCTGGTGCAAATCAAGGATTCGGTGGATTTGGCGGCGGAGGAGACTTCGGCGGTGGCTTCGGTTTTGAAGATATATTTAGTTCTTTCTTTGGCGGTGGTGGCGGCAGACGCCGTGATCCAAATGCTCCGCGCCAAGGTGCTGACTTACAATATCAAGTCACTTTAGATTTTGAAGAAGCTATTTTTGGTAAGGAATTAAATGTGGAAATTCCAGTAGAAGATCCATGTGATACTTGTAAAGGTAGTGGAGCAAAACCAGGAACTTCAAAAGAAACATGTAAACATTGTTCAGGCTCTGGTCAAGTGAGTGTAGAGCAAAACACACCGTTTGGTCGTATCGTAAACCGTCAAGCTTGTGGTCATTGTTCAGGAACTGGACAAATTATTAAAGAAAAATGTACGACATGTCACGGTTCAGGTAAAGTTCGTAAACGTAAAAAAATCAATGTTAAAATTCCAGCGGGTATCGATAATGGTCAACAAATTCGTGTGTCTGGAAAAGGTGAAGCCGGCGTAAATGGCGGACCAGCAGGAGACTTATATGTTGTCGTTCATGTAAGAAATCATGAATTCTTCGAGCGTGAAGGAGATCACATTATTTGCGAAATGCCATTAACATTTGCGCAAATGGCGCTTGGTGATGAAGTGGAAGTTCCTACTGTTCATGGTAAAGTGAAGCTGAAAATTCCAGCAGGAACACAAACTGGAACAGAATTCCGCTTAAAAGGAAAAGGTGCTCCGAACGTACGTGGATACGGCCAAGGAGATCAATATGTAGTCGTTCGTGTTGTTGTACCGACGAAATTGACTTCACAGCAAAAAGATTTATTACGTGAATTTGCAGGACAAGAAGAGCAGGATGATAGTTTATTCGGAAAGCTTAAACGTGCTTTCAAAGGGGAATAA
- the hemW gene encoding radical SAM family heme chaperone HemW translates to MVQAAYIHIPFCQHICHYCDFNKVFIERQPVDQYLDYLEKEIINTVQRVPFDSMKTIFVGGGTPTALNMEQTKKLLEIINRHLRPFAPNCELTFEANPGDLPKEKLNVLLEGGVNRISFGVQTFRDELLEKIGRKHTREDAFLAIREAQEVGFKNINVDIIYALPGQTIEDVKETLDIAFTLGVQHFSAYSLIVEPKTVFYNLMNKGKLRLPGEDHEAKMYEMVMDEMEKHGYNQYEISNFSKGDNKSRHNLTYWNNEEYYGFGAGAHSYVNGERIQNVGPLKQYFNKIDETGFPYLDVHVVTEKEKMEEELFLGLRKTKGVSKIAFQKKFNMEMDQVFAKQLQNNQEQGLLEESDGYVRLTRKGKLLGNEVFQSFLID, encoded by the coding sequence TTGGTACAAGCTGCATATATTCATATCCCGTTTTGTCAGCACATTTGTCACTATTGTGATTTTAATAAAGTGTTTATTGAACGCCAACCGGTTGATCAATATTTAGATTATTTAGAGAAGGAAATAATAAATACGGTTCAAAGAGTTCCGTTTGATAGTATGAAAACGATTTTTGTGGGCGGTGGAACTCCGACAGCGTTAAATATGGAACAGACAAAAAAATTACTCGAGATTATTAATCGTCATTTGCGCCCGTTTGCTCCGAATTGTGAATTGACATTTGAAGCGAATCCAGGAGATCTACCGAAAGAGAAGTTGAATGTACTACTAGAAGGTGGAGTGAATCGAATTAGTTTTGGTGTGCAAACGTTCCGTGATGAACTGCTTGAGAAAATCGGGCGCAAGCATACGAGGGAAGATGCATTCCTAGCGATTCGAGAAGCTCAGGAAGTAGGCTTTAAAAATATTAATGTAGATATTATTTATGCTTTGCCAGGACAAACGATAGAAGATGTGAAGGAAACATTAGACATTGCTTTTACGCTTGGTGTACAACATTTCTCGGCATATTCATTAATTGTGGAACCTAAAACAGTGTTTTATAACTTAATGAATAAAGGGAAATTGCGTCTTCCGGGTGAAGACCATGAAGCGAAAATGTATGAAATGGTAATGGATGAAATGGAGAAACACGGTTATAACCAGTATGAAATTAGTAATTTCTCAAAAGGTGACAATAAAAGTAGACATAATCTCACATACTGGAATAATGAAGAGTATTATGGCTTTGGAGCTGGAGCTCATAGTTATGTGAATGGGGAACGTATTCAAAATGTAGGTCCGCTGAAGCAATATTTTAATAAAATTGATGAAACAGGATTTCCGTATTTAGATGTTCACGTGGTGACGGAGAAAGAAAAGATGGAAGAAGAGTTGTTCTTAGGACTTCGAAAAACAAAAGGTGTATCTAAAATAGCATTTCAAAAGAAATTTAATATGGAGATGGATCAAGTTTTCGCGAAGCAGTTACAAAACAACCAAGAACAAGGATTGCTTGAAGAGAGCGATGGATATGTTCGTTTAACGCGAAAAGGAAAATTATTAGGGAATGAAGTATTCCAATCATTTTTAATTGACTAA
- a CDS encoding YqxA family protein, with protein MREKDDNSLSRFALLCICSVALCLLMMIAGVSLANHGLKSMKGYRQLSYEQIAHMTGTESTGAESEILGSSFSASEKQQQLERLRSFNVVEGIGMALASVAYEMTKFGTDIVVGKIKGIFS; from the coding sequence TTGAGGGAGAAAGATGATAATAGTTTGAGTCGTTTTGCGCTTTTGTGTATATGTAGTGTAGCTTTATGTTTACTTATGATGATAGCAGGAGTGTCACTTGCTAATCATGGTTTGAAAAGTATGAAAGGTTATCGGCAATTGTCGTATGAACAAATAGCTCATATGACAGGGACAGAGAGTACAGGTGCTGAATCAGAAATTTTGGGTAGTTCGTTTTCAGCTTCAGAAAAACAACAACAATTAGAACGTTTAAGAAGTTTTAATGTTGTAGAAGGAATTGGGATGGCGTTAGCAAGTGTAGCTTATGAAATGACGAAGTTCGGAACGGATATAGTTGTTGGGAAAATAAAGGGGATTTTTAGCTAA
- the dnaK gene encoding chaperone protein DnaK, producing the protein MSKIIGIDLGTTNSCVAVMEGGEPKVIPNPEGNRTTPSVVAFKNEERQVGEVAKRQAITNPNTIMSVKRHMGTDYKVEVEGKDYTPQEISAIILQNLKASAEAYLGETVTKAVITVPAYFNDAERQATKDAGRIAGLEVERIINEPTAAALAYGLEKQDEEQKILVYDLGGGTFDVSILELADGTFEVISTAGDNRLGGDDFDQVIIDHLVAEFKKENNIDLSQDKMALQRLKDAAEKAKKDLSGVTQTQISLPFISAGAAGPLHLELTLTRAKFEELSAGLVERTLEPTRRALKDAGFAPSELDKVILVGGSTRIPAVQEAIKRETGKEPYKGVNPDEVVALGAAVQGGVLTGDVEGVLLLDVTPLSLGIETMGGVFTKLIERNTTIPTSKSQVFSTAADNQPAVDIHVLQGERPMSADNKTLGRFQLTDLPPAPRGIPQIEVTFDIDANGIVNVRAKDLGTSKEQAITIQSSSGLSDEEVERMVQEAEANADADQKRKEEVELRNEADQLVFQTDKVVKDLEGKVDAAEVAKATEAKEALQAAIEKNELEEIRAKKDALQEIVQQLTVKLYEQAQAAAGQAEGAQGAQDAGTKKDNVVDAEFEEVKEDK; encoded by the coding sequence ATGAGTAAAATTATCGGTATTGACTTAGGTACAACAAACTCTTGTGTAGCTGTTATGGAAGGTGGAGAACCAAAGGTTATTCCAAATCCAGAAGGAAACCGTACAACACCTTCTGTTGTAGCTTTCAAAAATGAAGAACGTCAAGTTGGGGAAGTTGCAAAGCGCCAAGCAATTACAAACCCAAATACAATCATGTCTGTTAAACGTCATATGGGTACAGACTACAAAGTAGAAGTTGAAGGTAAAGATTATACACCTCAAGAAATTTCTGCAATCATTTTACAAAACTTAAAAGCTTCTGCTGAAGCATACTTAGGTGAAACAGTAACGAAAGCTGTTATTACAGTACCTGCATACTTCAACGATGCAGAGCGTCAAGCAACGAAAGATGCTGGTCGTATCGCTGGTTTAGAAGTTGAGCGTATCATTAACGAGCCAACAGCAGCAGCACTTGCTTACGGTTTAGAAAAACAAGACGAAGAACAAAAAATCTTAGTATATGACTTAGGTGGCGGTACATTTGACGTATCTATCCTTGAGTTAGCAGACGGCACATTCGAAGTTATTTCAACTGCTGGTGACAACCGTCTTGGTGGCGATGACTTTGACCAAGTTATCATCGATCACTTAGTAGCTGAGTTCAAAAAAGAAAATAACATTGATTTAAGCCAAGATAAAATGGCGCTTCAACGCTTGAAAGATGCAGCTGAAAAAGCGAAAAAAGATCTTTCTGGTGTAACACAAACTCAAATTTCATTACCATTCATTAGTGCTGGAGCTGCTGGTCCATTACACCTAGAATTAACGTTAACAAGAGCGAAATTCGAAGAGCTTTCAGCAGGTCTTGTTGAAAGAACATTAGAGCCAACTCGTCGTGCATTAAAAGACGCTGGTTTTGCTCCAAGCGAATTAGATAAAGTTATTCTTGTTGGTGGATCTACTCGTATCCCAGCTGTACAAGAAGCTATTAAACGTGAAACTGGTAAAGAGCCATATAAAGGTGTAAACCCTGATGAAGTTGTAGCATTAGGTGCTGCAGTTCAAGGTGGCGTACTTACTGGTGATGTAGAAGGCGTTCTATTATTAGACGTAACTCCACTTTCTTTAGGTATTGAAACTATGGGTGGCGTGTTCACGAAATTAATCGAGCGTAACACTACAATTCCAACAAGCAAGTCACAAGTATTCTCGACAGCTGCTGATAATCAACCAGCAGTAGACATTCACGTATTACAAGGTGAGCGTCCAATGTCAGCTGACAACAAAACGTTAGGTCGTTTCCAATTAACTGACCTTCCACCAGCACCACGTGGTATTCCACAAATCGAAGTAACATTCGATATTGATGCGAACGGTATCGTTAACGTACGTGCGAAAGACTTAGGAACAAGCAAAGAGCAAGCTATTACAATCCAATCTTCTTCAGGTCTTTCTGATGAAGAAGTAGAACGTATGGTACAAGAAGCGGAAGCAAATGCTGACGCTGACCAAAAACGTAAGGAAGAAGTTGAACTTCGTAACGAAGCTGACCAACTTGTATTCCAAACAGACAAAGTTGTAAAAGATTTAGAAGGTAAAGTAGATGCAGCTGAAGTTGCAAAAGCAACAGAAGCGAAAGAAGCATTACAAGCTGCAATTGAGAAAAACGAGCTTGAAGAAATTCGTGCGAAAAAAGATGCTTTACAAGAAATCGTACAACAATTAACTGTTAAATTATACGAGCAAGCTCAAGCAGCTGCTGGTCAAGCAGAAGGTGCGCAAGGTGCACAAGACGCTGGCACGAAGAAAGACAATGTAGTTGACGCTGAGTTTGAAGAAGTAAAAGAAGACAAGTAA
- the lepA gene encoding elongation factor 4 → MNKEERAKRQSKIRNFSIIAHIDHGKSTLADRILEKTNALTQREMKAQLLDSMDLERERGITIKLNAVQLNYKAKDGEEYILHLIDTPGHVDFTYEVSRSLAACEGAILVVDAAQGIEAQTLANVYLALDNNLEILPVINKIDLPSADPERVRQEVEDVIGLDASEAVLASAKAGIGIEEILEQIVEKVPAPAGDSEEPLQCMIFDSLYDPYRGVIAYIRVVNGTVKVGDKVRMMATGKEFEVTEVGVFTPKTTQRDELTVGDVGFLAASIKNVGDTRVGDTITHAKRPAAEALPGYRKLNPMVFCGLYPIDSARYNDLRDALEKLELNDSALEFEPETSQALGFGFRCGFLGLLHMEIIQERIEREFKIDLITTAPSVIYKVYLTNGEDVIVDNPSNMPDPQSIDRVEEPFVKASIMVPNDYVGAVMEICQGKRGTFIDMQYLDETRVTLTYEIPLSEIVYDFFDQLKSNTKGYASFDYELIGYKPSKLVKMDILLNNEQVDALSFIVHRDSAYDRGKVIVEKLKELIPRQQFEVPIQATIGNKVVARSTIKAMRKNVLAKCYGGDISRKRKLLDKQKEGKKRMKSVGSVEVPQEAFMAVLKMDDN, encoded by the coding sequence ATGAACAAAGAAGAAAGAGCAAAAAGACAGTCCAAAATTCGTAATTTCTCTATTATTGCTCATATTGACCACGGAAAATCAACGTTAGCAGACCGTATTTTAGAGAAAACAAATGCGTTAACACAACGCGAAATGAAAGCTCAGTTGCTTGACTCTATGGATTTAGAGCGTGAGCGTGGTATTACAATCAAATTAAACGCAGTACAATTAAACTATAAAGCAAAAGATGGTGAAGAGTATATTCTTCATTTAATTGATACACCAGGACACGTCGACTTTACGTACGAAGTATCTCGTAGTTTAGCGGCTTGTGAAGGCGCGATTCTTGTAGTAGATGCAGCGCAAGGTATTGAAGCGCAAACGTTAGCGAACGTATACTTAGCGCTTGATAACAACTTGGAAATTTTACCAGTTATCAATAAAATCGACTTACCAAGTGCGGATCCAGAACGTGTACGTCAAGAGGTAGAAGATGTAATTGGTTTAGATGCATCAGAAGCGGTACTTGCTTCTGCAAAAGCTGGAATTGGTATTGAAGAAATTTTAGAACAAATTGTTGAAAAAGTACCAGCTCCGGCAGGTGATTCAGAAGAGCCGTTACAATGTATGATTTTCGACTCTTTATATGATCCGTACCGTGGTGTAATTGCTTATATCCGTGTTGTAAATGGAACGGTAAAAGTTGGCGATAAAGTACGTATGATGGCAACGGGTAAAGAATTTGAAGTAACAGAAGTAGGTGTATTTACACCGAAAACTACGCAACGTGACGAGTTAACAGTAGGTGATGTAGGTTTCTTAGCAGCATCTATTAAAAACGTAGGTGATACACGTGTTGGTGATACGATTACACATGCGAAACGTCCAGCTGCAGAGGCGTTACCAGGTTACCGTAAATTAAACCCGATGGTATTCTGTGGGCTGTATCCAATTGATTCTGCTCGTTATAACGATTTACGTGATGCGTTAGAAAAATTAGAGTTAAACGATTCTGCTCTTGAGTTTGAACCAGAAACATCTCAAGCGTTAGGATTTGGTTTCCGTTGTGGATTCTTAGGACTTCTTCACATGGAAATCATTCAAGAACGTATTGAACGTGAATTTAAGATTGACTTAATTACAACAGCGCCAAGCGTTATTTATAAAGTTTATTTAACAAACGGTGAAGATGTTATTGTTGATAATCCATCTAATATGCCAGACCCACAGTCTATCGATCGTGTAGAAGAGCCGTTTGTGAAGGCTTCAATTATGGTTCCGAATGACTATGTTGGAGCTGTAATGGAAATTTGCCAAGGTAAACGTGGAACGTTTATTGATATGCAATATTTAGATGAAACGCGTGTTACATTAACATATGAAATCCCGTTATCAGAAATCGTATATGACTTCTTCGATCAATTGAAATCAAATACGAAAGGGTATGCATCATTTGATTATGAGTTAATTGGTTATAAACCATCTAAACTTGTGAAAATGGATATTCTTTTAAATAATGAACAAGTGGATGCTTTATCATTTATCGTACACCGTGATTCAGCGTATGACCGTGGTAAAGTAATTGTAGAGAAATTAAAAGAATTAATTCCGAGACAACAGTTCGAAGTGCCAATTCAGGCGACTATCGGAAATAAAGTTGTAGCACGTTCTACAATTAAGGCGATGCGTAAAAACGTACTTGCAAAATGTTACGGCGGTGACATTTCTCGTAAGCGTAAACTTCTTGATAAGCAAAAAGAAGGTAAAAAACGTATGAAGTCTGTTGGTTCTGTAGAAGTGCCGCAAGAGGCATTCATGGCTGTACTGAAAATGGATGACAACTAA
- the hrcA gene encoding heat-inducible transcriptional repressor HrcA has translation MLTERQLLILQTIIDDFIGSAQPVGSRTLAKKDEITFSSATIRNEMADLEELGFIEKTHSSSGRVPSEKGYRFYVDHLLAPQNLPNAEIVQIKDLFAERIFEAEKIAQQSAQILSELTNYTAIVLGPKLSTNKLKNVQIVPLDRQTAVAIIVTDTGHVQSKTITVPESVDLSDLEKMVNVLNEKLSGVPMEELHNKIFKEIVTVLRGYVHNYDSAIRMLDGTFQVPLSEKIYFGGKANMLSQPEFHDIQKVRSLLTMIDNEAEFYDILRHKQVGIQVKIGRENTSTAMEDCSLISATYSIGEEQLGTIAILGPTRMQYSRVISLLQLFTRQFTDGLKK, from the coding sequence ATGCTTACGGAACGTCAGCTCTTAATTTTACAAACAATTATTGATGACTTTATTGGATCAGCGCAGCCTGTTGGGTCTAGAACGTTGGCTAAAAAAGATGAAATTACATTTAGTTCAGCTACTATTCGAAATGAAATGGCGGACTTAGAAGAATTAGGTTTTATTGAAAAAACGCACAGTTCTTCTGGACGTGTTCCTTCTGAGAAAGGCTACCGATTTTATGTAGACCATCTTTTAGCGCCGCAAAACTTACCGAACGCTGAAATTGTACAAATTAAAGATTTATTTGCTGAAAGAATTTTTGAAGCGGAAAAAATTGCACAGCAATCTGCTCAAATTTTATCAGAACTTACGAATTATACGGCCATTGTTCTTGGACCGAAGTTAAGCACAAATAAACTTAAAAATGTACAAATTGTGCCGCTGGATCGTCAAACTGCAGTCGCTATTATTGTAACTGATACAGGGCATGTACAAAGTAAAACGATTACCGTTCCGGAATCTGTTGATTTATCAGATTTAGAAAAAATGGTTAATGTTTTAAATGAAAAGCTATCTGGCGTACCGATGGAAGAACTTCATAATAAAATCTTTAAGGAAATTGTTACAGTTTTACGTGGGTATGTTCATAATTATGATAGTGCAATAAGAATGTTAGATGGTACATTTCAAGTTCCGTTATCGGAAAAGATATACTTTGGAGGAAAAGCAAATATGCTTTCGCAGCCAGAGTTCCATGACATTCAAAAGGTTAGATCTTTGCTTACCATGATTGATAATGAAGCTGAATTTTATGACATTTTGCGTCATAAACAAGTCGGGATTCAAGTGAAAATTGGTAGGGAAAACACTTCGACGGCTATGGAGGATTGCAGTTTAATTTCTGCAACATATTCGATCGGCGAAGAGCAACTTGGAACAATTGCTATTTTAGGTCCGACAAGAATGCAATATTCTCGTGTAATTAGTTTGTTACAGTTATTTACGAGACAATTTACAGATGGACTTAAAAAGTAA
- the gpr gene encoding GPR endopeptidase translates to MKEPLDLSKYSVRTDLAVEAHQMLQESQEEQKGIQGVIVKEREEEGTIITKVTIDEAASEAMGKKPGNYLTLEVQGIRQQDTELQQKVERIFAKEFSYFLEEVGVTKEASCLIVGLGNWNVTPDALGPIVVENVLVTRHLFQLQPESVEEGFRPVSAIRPGVMGITGIETSDVIYGIIEKTNPDFVIAIDALAARSIERVNSTIQISDTGIHPGSGVGNKRKELSKETLGIPVIAIGVPTVVDAVSITSDTIDFILKHFGREMKEGNKPSRSLLPAGFSFGEKKKLTEEDMPDEKSRNMFLGAVGTLEEEEKRRLIYEVLSPLGHNLMVTPKEVDTFIEDMANVIASGLNAALHHQIDQDNTGAYTH, encoded by the coding sequence ATGAAAGAACCATTGGATTTAAGTAAATATAGCGTTAGAACTGACCTTGCTGTAGAAGCTCATCAAATGTTGCAAGAAAGCCAAGAAGAACAAAAAGGGATACAGGGGGTAATTGTAAAAGAGAGGGAAGAAGAAGGTACTATAATTACAAAAGTAACAATTGATGAAGCTGCCTCTGAAGCGATGGGTAAAAAACCTGGAAATTATTTAACGCTTGAAGTACAAGGTATACGTCAGCAAGATACAGAACTTCAACAAAAAGTGGAGCGTATTTTTGCAAAAGAATTTTCTTATTTCTTAGAAGAGGTTGGTGTTACAAAAGAAGCGAGCTGTTTAATTGTAGGCCTTGGGAATTGGAATGTAACACCGGATGCTCTTGGGCCAATAGTTGTAGAAAATGTATTAGTAACGAGACATTTGTTTCAATTGCAGCCTGAAAGTGTAGAAGAAGGATTCAGACCTGTTAGTGCAATTCGGCCGGGAGTAATGGGGATTACAGGCATCGAAACGAGCGATGTTATTTATGGGATTATTGAGAAGACAAATCCAGACTTTGTAATTGCGATTGACGCATTAGCTGCCCGTTCTATTGAACGAGTAAATAGCACGATACAAATTTCTGATACTGGAATCCATCCTGGATCAGGGGTTGGGAATAAACGTAAGGAACTAAGTAAAGAGACATTAGGTATCCCTGTTATCGCAATTGGTGTTCCGACTGTGGTCGATGCCGTTTCGATTACAAGTGATACGATTGATTTTATTTTGAAACATTTTGGTCGAGAGATGAAAGAAGGAAACAAACCTTCAAGATCTTTGTTACCAGCGGGATTTTCATTTGGAGAAAAGAAAAAATTAACAGAAGAAGATATGCCAGATGAAAAGAGCCGAAATATGTTTTTAGGTGCTGTTGGTACGTTAGAAGAAGAAGAAAAAAGAAGGTTGATTTATGAAGTGCTATCGCCTCTTGGTCATAACTTAATGGTGACCCCAAAAGAAGTAGATACTTTTATTGAGGATATGGCGAATGTAATAGCGAGTGGTTTAAATGCAGCGCTGCATCATCAAATTGATCAAGATAATACGGGAGCGTATACACATTGA
- the rpsT gene encoding 30S ribosomal protein S20, protein MANIKSAIKRAKLSEERRAHNASIKSDMRSAVKTVEALVTNNDLENAKEAFKTASKKLDKAARKGLIHQNAASRQKSRLAKQVNA, encoded by the coding sequence ATGGCAAACATCAAATCTGCTATCAAACGCGCTAAACTTAGCGAAGAGCGTCGTGCACATAACGCTTCTATCAAGTCTGACATGCGTTCTGCTGTTAAAACTGTAGAAGCTTTAGTTACTAATAACGATCTTGAAAATGCTAAAGAAGCTTTCAAAACTGCTTCTAAAAAACTTGACAAAGCAGCTCGTAAAGGTCTTATCCACCAAAACGCTGCATCTCGTCAAAAATCTCGCTTAGCGAAACAAGTAAACGCGTAA
- the holA gene encoding DNA polymerase III subunit delta, with translation MSDIHKKIKKKQFAPLYLLYGTEAFFINETIKLITTEALEEEDREFNVVTYDLEEAYLEDVVEDARTLPFFGERKVLLIKSPLFLTSQKEKLEQNIKILEEYIGEPSPFSILVFVAPYEKLDERKKITKLLKKTADVVEANAMQVQDVQKWIVARADEVHVHIDNAAVSLLLELVGSNVTMLAKEMDKLTLYVGMGGEITTKLVAELVPKSVEQNVFALTEKVVKKDIAGAMQILDGLFTQQEEPIKLLALLVSQFRLLYQVKELQQRGYGQNQIASHIGVHPYRVKLAMNQTKFFSFEELKKVIIELAEADYSMKTGKMDKKLVLEFFLMRLNHM, from the coding sequence ATGAGTGATATACATAAAAAAATTAAAAAGAAACAGTTTGCTCCGTTATATTTACTATATGGGACGGAAGCTTTTTTTATAAATGAAACGATAAAGCTTATTACGACAGAAGCACTTGAAGAAGAAGATCGAGAGTTTAATGTTGTGACATACGATTTGGAAGAAGCGTATTTAGAAGATGTGGTTGAGGATGCGCGTACGCTTCCTTTCTTTGGAGAGCGGAAAGTACTGTTAATAAAATCACCGCTATTTTTGACTTCGCAAAAAGAAAAGTTAGAGCAAAATATAAAAATTTTAGAAGAATACATTGGTGAACCTTCTCCATTTTCTATTCTTGTTTTTGTTGCGCCTTACGAAAAACTTGATGAGCGAAAAAAAATTACAAAACTATTAAAGAAAACAGCAGATGTAGTAGAAGCGAATGCGATGCAAGTGCAGGATGTTCAGAAGTGGATTGTTGCTCGAGCAGATGAAGTGCATGTGCACATTGATAACGCGGCTGTTAGTTTGTTGCTAGAGCTTGTGGGAAGTAATGTAACGATGTTGGCGAAGGAAATGGACAAGTTAACGTTATACGTTGGTATGGGCGGAGAGATTACGACGAAACTTGTTGCAGAGCTTGTGCCAAAATCAGTTGAGCAAAATGTATTTGCTTTGACAGAAAAAGTGGTGAAAAAAGATATTGCAGGTGCAATGCAAATTTTGGATGGATTATTTACGCAGCAGGAAGAACCGATTAAATTGCTTGCGTTATTAGTGAGTCAATTCCGTTTGTTGTATCAAGTGAAAGAGTTACAGCAACGTGGTTATGGGCAAAATCAAATTGCATCTCATATTGGTGTACATCCGTATCGTGTAAAATTGGCGATGAATCAAACGAAATTTTTCTCTTTTGAAGAATTAAAAAAAGTGATTATAGAATTAGCGGAAGCTGATTATAGTATGAAGACGGGAAAGATGGATAAGAAACTTGTGCTCGAGTTTTTCTTAATGCGATTAAATCATATGTGA
- the grpE gene encoding nucleotide exchange factor GrpE, with the protein MEERNEQVVEEVKEAQVEEAVTPENSEETVEEKSEAALLQEKVDELQAKLTETEGRTLRLQADFENYKRRVQMDKQAAEKYRAQSLVSDILPALDNFERAMQVEATDEQTKSLLQGMEMVHRQLLEALTKEGVEVIEAVGKQFDPNEHQAIMQVEDSEFESNAVVEEFQKGYKLKDRVIRPSMVKVNQ; encoded by the coding sequence GTGGAAGAGCGTAACGAACAAGTGGTAGAAGAAGTAAAAGAAGCGCAAGTTGAAGAAGCTGTCACGCCAGAAAACAGTGAAGAAACTGTAGAAGAAAAAAGTGAGGCTGCTCTTTTACAAGAAAAAGTAGATGAGTTACAAGCGAAACTAACGGAAACGGAAGGTCGCACATTACGTCTACAAGCTGATTTTGAAAATTATAAGCGCCGCGTCCAAATGGATAAACAGGCTGCTGAAAAATATAGAGCACAAAGTCTAGTTTCAGACATTTTGCCAGCTCTTGATAATTTTGAAAGAGCAATGCAAGTGGAAGCGACTGATGAGCAAACGAAATCCTTGTTACAAGGCATGGAAATGGTGCATCGTCAATTGTTAGAAGCGCTGACTAAAGAAGGTGTGGAAGTGATTGAAGCTGTTGGTAAACAGTTTGATCCTAATGAACACCAAGCTATTATGCAAGTGGAAGATAGTGAATTTGAATCAAACGCGGTTGTGGAAGAATTCCAAAAAGGTTATAAATTAAAAGACCGTGTGATTCGCCCATCAATGGTAAAAGTAAATCAATAA
- a CDS encoding winged helix-turn-helix transcriptional regulator: protein MSENIRKDIQDKIQNGNFNCEKELTLSIISGKWKVVILWHLGVEGPHRFSELQRLFPSISHKVLSNQLKELMEDGIVDRTVYPEIPPRVEYYMTELGMSLLPIVEMMYDWGKMRMEQIRNTLEK, encoded by the coding sequence ATGTCCGAAAATATTCGAAAAGATATTCAAGATAAAATACAAAATGGCAATTTTAATTGTGAAAAGGAATTGACGCTTTCTATTATTAGTGGAAAGTGGAAAGTTGTGATACTGTGGCATCTTGGTGTGGAAGGGCCTCATCGTTTTAGTGAATTACAACGGTTATTCCCAAGCATTTCTCATAAAGTTTTGTCGAACCAATTAAAAGAGTTAATGGAAGATGGGATTGTTGATCGAACAGTATATCCCGAAATTCCTCCTCGTGTTGAGTATTATATGACGGAACTAGGCATGTCACTTTTACCGATCGTTGAAATGATGTATGATTGGGGAAAAATGCGAATGGAACAAATTCGTAATACGTTAGAGAAGTAG